One Methylomarinovum tepidoasis DNA window includes the following coding sequences:
- a CDS encoding UbiX family flavin prenyltransferase, producing the protein MKKRLVVALTGATGAVYGVRILELLRPLPAWETHLIVSRAGVMNLHHELGMKKPQVQALADVHYDIDDIAAAIASGAFRVAGMVVAPCSMKTLAAIAHGFGDNLISRAADVTLKERRPLVLVPRETPLNLAHLRNMTAVTEMGGIVFPPLPAFYGRDKTLAEMIDESVGRILGFFGIEIDGLVESWEGL; encoded by the coding sequence ATGAAAAAGCGCCTCGTCGTCGCCCTCACCGGCGCTACCGGTGCCGTCTACGGCGTCCGCATTCTCGAGCTGCTGCGGCCGCTGCCGGCGTGGGAGACCCATCTCATCGTCTCCCGCGCGGGCGTGATGAACCTGCATCACGAGCTGGGAATGAAGAAACCTCAAGTGCAGGCACTGGCGGACGTCCACTACGACATCGACGACATCGCCGCCGCCATCGCCAGCGGCGCCTTCCGGGTCGCGGGCATGGTGGTGGCGCCCTGTTCCATGAAGACGCTGGCGGCCATCGCCCACGGTTTCGGCGACAACCTCATCAGCCGCGCCGCCGACGTCACCCTCAAGGAGCGCCGCCCTCTGGTGCTGGTGCCCCGCGAAACCCCCCTGAATCTGGCCCACCTGCGCAACATGACCGCGGTGACGGAAATGGGCGGCATCGTCTTTCCCCCGCTGCCGGCCTTCTACGGCCGCGACAAGACCCTGGCGGAGATGATCGACGAGAGCGTCGGCCGTATTCTCGGCTTCTTCGGCATCGAAATCGACGGGCTGGTAGAATCCTGGGAAGGTCTGTAG
- the pip gene encoding prolyl aminopeptidase — translation MKTLYPPIEPYATHWLEADGHRIYYEECGNPDGLPVLFLHGGPGSGCRPDHRRFFDPARWRIVLLDQRGSGRSEPQGELRDNDTGKLLEDLEAIRTRLGISRWAVSGGSWGAALALLYAQKHPERVLGLILRGVFLARPYDLDWFIRDGVKRIYPDHWHQLVSSLPVSGWNDLIQGMYKAVTGGNEALQHRVVEAWARWSNAVTLGRDFDPDKLPDPESALPKVKIELHYAAHRYFLDDNRILHDCRYIRHIPATIVHGRWDLVCPLEAAFVLKRQLPGAELRVLENAGHIAAGEEMIDALVDAADRLAERLSAP, via the coding sequence ATGAAAACCCTGTATCCGCCCATCGAACCCTACGCCACCCACTGGCTCGAGGCCGACGGCCACCGCATCTACTACGAGGAATGCGGCAATCCGGATGGGCTGCCGGTGCTGTTTCTCCACGGCGGACCCGGTTCCGGTTGCCGGCCGGATCACCGCCGTTTCTTCGATCCGGCCCGCTGGCGCATCGTCCTTCTCGACCAGCGCGGCAGCGGCCGCAGCGAGCCCCAGGGGGAACTTCGCGACAACGACACCGGCAAGCTGCTGGAAGACCTGGAGGCGATCCGCACCCGCCTCGGCATCTCCCGTTGGGCGGTGTCCGGAGGCTCCTGGGGGGCGGCTCTCGCCCTGCTGTACGCCCAGAAACACCCCGAGCGGGTGCTGGGGTTGATCCTCAGGGGCGTGTTCCTGGCCCGGCCTTACGATCTCGACTGGTTCATCCGCGACGGGGTCAAGCGTATCTATCCGGACCACTGGCATCAGCTGGTCAGCAGCCTGCCGGTTTCAGGCTGGAACGACCTGATCCAGGGTATGTACAAAGCGGTCACCGGCGGCAACGAGGCCCTGCAGCACCGGGTCGTCGAAGCCTGGGCCCGCTGGAGCAACGCGGTGACCCTGGGACGCGACTTTGACCCCGACAAGCTCCCCGATCCCGAGTCCGCCCTGCCCAAGGTCAAGATCGAGCTCCACTACGCCGCCCACCGTTATTTCCTCGACGACAACCGTATCCTGCACGACTGCCGCTACATCCGCCACATTCCCGCCACCATCGTCCACGGCCGCTGGGATCTGGTCTGTCCGCTGGAGGCCGCCTTCGTCCTCAAGCGCCAGCTGCCGGGGGCGGAACTTAGGGTGCTGGAGAACGCCGGGCACATCGCCGCCGGCGAGGAGATGATCGACGCCCTGGTGGATGCCGCAGACCGCTTGGCCGAGCGCCTGAGCGCCCCATGA
- a CDS encoding peptide chain release factor 3 encodes MTDLHQEIAKRRTFAIISHPDAGKTTLTEKLLLFGGAIQMAGAVKGRKAARHATSDWMELEKQRGISVTTSVMQFEHGGCLLNLLDTPGHADFSEDTYRTLTAVDSALMVIDSAKGVEERTIKLMEVCRMRDTPIITFINKLDREGREPIELLDEIEAVLGIACAPLTWPIGMGQRFKGVYHLEEDAVHLFDARHRDRVVKGEVIEGLDNPLLDARLGDQAGELREEIELVRGASHPFDHEAYLQGRQTPVFFGSAINNFGVLELLDAFAKYAPPPRPRAALERVVSPDEPKFSGFVFKIQANMDPQHRDRIAFLRICSGSYRKGMKLYHVRLGKQITVANAMTFQAASRQHVEEAWPGDIIGLYNHGTIQVADTFTQGEKLKFGGIPYFAPELFRRVVLKDPLKAKALHKGLLQLSEEGATQVFRPLKNNDLILGAVGVLQFDVTAFRLKSEYNVECGYEPVGVATARWIECDDLKLLEEFKRKNFEYLAEDGGGFLVYLAPTRVNLQLAEERWPQVRFKATREL; translated from the coding sequence ATGACCGATCTGCACCAGGAAATCGCCAAACGCCGTACCTTCGCCATCATTTCCCATCCGGACGCCGGCAAGACCACCCTGACCGAGAAGCTGCTGCTGTTCGGCGGCGCCATCCAGATGGCCGGCGCGGTCAAGGGCCGCAAAGCGGCCCGCCATGCCACTTCCGACTGGATGGAGCTGGAGAAGCAGCGCGGCATTTCCGTGACCACTTCAGTGATGCAGTTCGAGCACGGCGGCTGTCTGCTGAACCTGCTCGACACCCCGGGGCACGCCGATTTCTCCGAGGACACCTACCGCACCCTGACCGCGGTGGACTCGGCCCTGATGGTGATCGACAGCGCCAAGGGGGTGGAGGAACGCACCATCAAGCTGATGGAAGTGTGCCGCATGCGCGACACCCCCATCATCACCTTCATCAACAAGCTCGACCGCGAGGGCCGCGAACCCATCGAGCTGCTCGACGAGATCGAAGCGGTGCTCGGCATCGCCTGCGCGCCGCTCACCTGGCCCATCGGCATGGGGCAGCGTTTCAAGGGCGTCTATCATCTGGAGGAGGACGCCGTGCACCTGTTCGACGCCAGGCACCGCGACCGGGTGGTCAAGGGGGAGGTCATCGAGGGACTGGACAACCCCTTGCTCGATGCGCGTCTCGGGGACCAGGCCGGGGAGCTGCGCGAGGAGATCGAACTGGTGCGCGGCGCCAGCCACCCCTTCGATCACGAGGCTTATCTGCAGGGCCGGCAGACGCCGGTGTTCTTCGGTTCGGCGATCAACAACTTCGGCGTGCTCGAACTGCTCGACGCCTTCGCCAAATATGCACCGCCGCCGCGGCCGCGGGCCGCGCTCGAGCGGGTGGTGTCGCCGGACGAGCCCAAGTTCAGCGGTTTCGTGTTCAAGATCCAGGCGAACATGGATCCCCAGCACCGCGACCGCATCGCCTTCCTGCGTATCTGCAGCGGCAGCTACCGCAAGGGCATGAAGCTGTACCACGTGCGCCTGGGGAAACAGATCACCGTCGCCAACGCCATGACCTTCCAGGCCGCCAGCCGCCAGCATGTGGAAGAAGCCTGGCCCGGCGACATCATCGGCCTCTACAACCACGGCACCATCCAGGTGGCCGATACCTTCACCCAGGGAGAAAAGCTCAAGTTCGGCGGTATCCCCTATTTCGCCCCGGAGCTGTTCCGCCGTGTGGTGCTCAAGGATCCGCTCAAGGCCAAGGCGCTGCACAAGGGCCTGCTTCAGCTCAGCGAGGAGGGGGCGACCCAGGTGTTTAGGCCACTGAAGAACAACGACCTGATCCTGGGCGCCGTGGGGGTGCTGCAGTTCGACGTCACCGCCTTCCGCCTCAAAAGCGAGTACAACGTGGAATGCGGCTACGAGCCGGTGGGTGTCGCCACCGCGCGCTGGATCGAATGCGACGATCTCAAGTTGCTGGAGGAATTCAAGCGCAAGAACTTCGAATATCTGGCCGAGGACGGCGGCGGTTTTCTGGTCTATCTGGCGCCGACCCGGGTCAACCTGCAGCTGGCCGAGGAACGCTGGCCACAGGTGCGCTTCAAGGCGACGCGGGAACTGTAA
- a CDS encoding penicillin-binding protein activator: protein MRRLLFSGLGALLLSACAVPHRPAPPSPLRQAENLYQAGQYRQAASLYESQAGNLPHAESLRARLYAAEAWYRAGETAHARRLLAAIDPALLPAEEQLDYAFLSARLALAAERPELALRHLECIDPRRLPPIRQRQLHELKARAYALTGDLAAQVRERIALARFLRDPRSVSDNNAAILEALLHLPQESLQTLAQSGDRELAGWVELARILRRYPNRSPALDAAVAEWRSRHPYHPADRHRFLKRYLTTLAPPLQRPQKIAALLPTSGPYRQAGEAVLAGIEALRRQPTAWEADFALYDSESGDPVALYRQAADEGAQMVLGPLLKPRLERLAALPGFDPPVLALNRLAQTARPGLYQLALSPEESVEQVAASAWMHDHRRALALLPDTPTGERIGGHFAATWENLGGRLLETARYDPAQADHTAAIEKVLNIDESKRRYRRLRKVVWEVKFQPRVRRDADFLFLQADPRQGRLIRPQLLFHRAEHIPVYATRDIYQGHPDPQRDQDLDGIRFCDIPWLLGGDVGNLPTVDAFEAEYGLHPGGWLRLAALGMDGWQLPFTLLVEQQPVQGATGLLSLGPEGRVRRRLTCAEFRHGVPEVYGLAPEALTDAAPHPQ from the coding sequence ATGCGCCGCCTGCTGTTTTCCGGCCTGGGGGCGTTACTGCTGAGCGCCTGCGCCGTCCCCCACCGCCCCGCCCCCCCGTCGCCCCTGCGCCAAGCGGAAAACCTGTATCAGGCCGGCCAGTATCGCCAAGCCGCTTCGCTCTACGAAAGCCAGGCCGGGAACCTGCCACATGCAGAAAGCCTGCGGGCGCGCCTTTACGCCGCCGAAGCCTGGTACCGGGCCGGGGAAACCGCCCACGCCCGCCGGCTGCTGGCGGCGATCGACCCCGCCCTCCTGCCGGCGGAGGAACAGCTCGATTACGCCTTCCTCAGCGCCCGCCTGGCGCTGGCGGCGGAACGGCCGGAGCTGGCGCTGCGCCATCTGGAGTGCATCGACCCGCGCCGGCTGCCGCCCATCCGTCAGCGGCAACTGCATGAACTCAAGGCCCGCGCCTACGCCCTGACCGGCGACCTGGCCGCCCAGGTGCGCGAACGCATCGCCCTGGCCCGTTTCCTGCGTGACCCGCGCTCGGTCAGCGACAACAACGCCGCCATCCTCGAAGCGCTGCTGCATCTGCCGCAGGAATCGCTGCAGACCCTGGCCCAAAGCGGCGACCGGGAACTGGCCGGCTGGGTCGAGCTGGCCCGGATCCTGCGCCGCTATCCCAACCGCTCACCGGCCCTGGATGCGGCCGTCGCCGAATGGCGCAGCCGTCATCCCTATCATCCGGCCGACCGCCATCGCTTTCTCAAACGTTATCTGACCACCCTGGCCCCGCCGCTGCAACGGCCGCAAAAGATCGCCGCGCTGCTGCCGACCTCCGGCCCCTACCGGCAGGCCGGCGAGGCGGTGCTGGCCGGTATCGAAGCCCTGCGCCGCCAGCCGACGGCCTGGGAGGCCGACTTCGCGCTTTACGACAGCGAATCCGGCGATCCCGTGGCGCTTTACCGTCAGGCGGCGGACGAGGGCGCGCAGATGGTCCTTGGCCCGCTGCTGAAGCCCAGGCTGGAACGCCTGGCGGCGCTGCCCGGCTTCGATCCCCCCGTGCTGGCCCTCAACCGGCTCGCGCAGACGGCCCGCCCCGGGCTCTATCAATTGGCGCTGTCTCCCGAAGAAAGCGTCGAACAGGTCGCCGCCAGCGCCTGGATGCACGATCATCGCCGCGCTCTGGCCCTGTTGCCGGATACGCCAACGGGGGAACGCATCGGCGGCCATTTCGCCGCCACCTGGGAGAATCTGGGCGGCCGCCTGCTGGAAACGGCCCGCTACGATCCTGCCCAGGCCGATCACACCGCCGCGATCGAAAAGGTGCTCAACATCGACGAAAGCAAGCGCCGCTACCGGCGTCTGCGCAAAGTCGTGTGGGAGGTGAAATTCCAGCCCCGGGTGCGGCGCGACGCGGATTTCCTCTTCCTCCAGGCCGATCCACGCCAGGGGCGGCTGATCCGCCCGCAGCTGCTGTTCCACCGCGCCGAGCACATTCCGGTCTACGCCACCCGCGACATCTACCAAGGCCATCCTGACCCGCAGCGGGACCAGGACCTGGACGGCATCCGCTTCTGCGACATCCCCTGGCTGCTGGGCGGCGATGTCGGCAACCTCCCCACCGTGGACGCCTTCGAGGCCGAGTACGGGCTGCATCCGGGCGGCTGGCTGCGCCTAGCGGCCCTGGGGATGGACGGCTGGCAGCTGCCCTTCACCCTGCTGGTGGAACAGCAACCGGTCCAGGGGGCGACCGGCCTGCTGAGCCTGGGTCCGGAAGGGCGGGTCCGCCGCCGCCTGACCTGCGCCGAATTCCGCCACGGCGTGCCGGAAGTGTACGGCCTGGCCCCGGAAGCGCTCACCGATGCCGCGCCGCACCCCCAGTGA
- the gltA gene encoding citrate synthase, with the protein MAENQTRTNDHFSLIDERDGKRYRRPLLHGTLGPSAIDIRNFYGEAGVLTYDPGFTSTASCKSAITFIDGEQGVLLYRGYPIQELATQSDYMEVCYLLLYGELPSTEEKAEFVNDIKRHTLLHDQLMHFFRGFTRAAHPMAIMVGVVGALSAFYHEDTDIYDPEQCMLAAYRIIAKMPTIGAYAYRYTIGRPFVYPRNDFSYAENLLYMTFSVPSEEYRPDPVLVKALDRILILHADHEQNASTSTVRLAGSSGANPFACISAGIASLWGPAHGGANEAVLKMLMEIGDKRRIPEYIARAKDKNDPFRLMGFGHRVYKNYDPRAAIMRETCHEVLEALGHEDDPLLELAMALEKIALQDEYFIERKLYPNVDFYTGIVLRAMGFPTRMFTVLFAIGRTVGWVAHWKEMISDPESKIGRPRQLYVGAPQRPFVPMEKRPTPGQRTWSRFWGGGEK; encoded by the coding sequence ATGGCGGAGAACCAGACCCGGACGAACGACCACTTTTCCCTGATCGACGAACGCGATGGCAAACGCTACCGGCGCCCCCTGCTCCACGGCACCCTGGGACCGTCGGCCATCGACATCCGCAATTTCTACGGCGAGGCCGGGGTGTTGACCTACGACCCCGGCTTCACCTCCACCGCCTCGTGCAAATCGGCGATCACCTTCATCGACGGTGAGCAAGGCGTCCTTCTCTATCGCGGCTACCCGATCCAGGAGCTGGCTACCCAAAGCGATTACATGGAGGTCTGCTACCTGCTGCTCTACGGCGAACTGCCCTCGACGGAGGAGAAGGCGGAATTCGTCAACGACATCAAACGCCACACCCTGCTCCACGACCAGTTGATGCACTTCTTCCGCGGCTTCACCCGCGCCGCCCATCCGATGGCGATCATGGTCGGGGTGGTGGGAGCGCTGTCGGCCTTCTACCACGAGGACACCGACATCTACGATCCCGAGCAGTGCATGCTGGCCGCCTACCGCATCATCGCCAAGATGCCCACCATCGGCGCCTACGCCTACCGCTACACCATCGGCCGCCCCTTCGTCTATCCCCGCAACGACTTCAGCTACGCCGAAAACCTGCTCTACATGACCTTTTCGGTGCCGTCGGAGGAATACCGCCCCGATCCGGTGCTGGTCAAGGCGCTGGACCGCATCCTCATCCTCCACGCCGACCACGAGCAGAACGCCTCCACCTCCACGGTACGGCTGGCCGGTTCCTCCGGCGCCAATCCCTTCGCCTGCATCTCCGCCGGCATCGCCTCCCTGTGGGGACCGGCCCACGGCGGCGCCAACGAGGCGGTGCTGAAGATGCTGATGGAGATCGGCGACAAACGCCGCATCCCCGAATACATCGCCCGCGCCAAGGACAAGAACGACCCCTTCCGGCTCATGGGTTTCGGCCACCGGGTTTACAAGAACTACGACCCGCGCGCGGCGATCATGCGCGAGACCTGCCACGAGGTTCTGGAAGCCCTGGGACACGAGGACGACCCGCTGCTGGAGCTGGCGATGGCGCTGGAGAAGATCGCCCTCCAGGACGAATACTTCATCGAACGCAAGCTCTATCCCAACGTGGACTTCTACACCGGCATCGTCCTGCGCGCCATGGGTTTTCCGACCCGGATGTTCACGGTGCTGTTCGCCATCGGGCGTACCGTCGGCTGGGTAGCCCACTGGAAGGAGATGATCTCCGATCCCGAGTCCAAGATCGGCCGCCCACGCCAGCTCTACGTCGGCGCCCCCCAGCGTCCCTTCGTGCCGATGGAAAAGCGCCCCACACCGGGACAACGCACCTGGAGCCGGTTCTGGGGCGGTGGGGAAAAGTAG
- a CDS encoding c-type cytochrome: protein MKLRKLIMGVAMAAGMGLTSQAFAVEFTQDEMLWLGMKIYERAAGRGCGTCHDVRPFPDLTESIKKLSKEEFLKVVKEGRPGTIMTPMAPQIMKIGLVEKACMTEDQALDALYAYLKALSEGKIKGKVKKPKTLKDKMKACKAGG, encoded by the coding sequence ATGAAACTGCGTAAACTGATCATGGGTGTGGCGATGGCAGCCGGCATGGGCCTGACTTCCCAGGCGTTCGCCGTCGAGTTCACCCAGGACGAAATGCTGTGGCTGGGAATGAAGATCTACGAGCGCGCCGCCGGCCGCGGCTGCGGCACCTGCCACGACGTGCGTCCGTTCCCGGACCTGACCGAAAGCATCAAGAAGCTGAGCAAAGAAGAATTCCTCAAGGTGGTCAAGGAAGGCCGTCCAGGCACCATCATGACGCCGATGGCACCGCAGATCATGAAAATCGGCCTGGTGGAAAAGGCCTGCATGACCGAAGATCAGGCCCTCGACGCCCTGTACGCCTATCTGAAGGCTTTGTCCGAGGGCAAGATCAAGGGCAAGGTCAAAAAGCCCAAGACCCTGAAGGACAAGATGAAGGCCTGCAAGGCCGGCGGCTGA
- a CDS encoding Uma2 family endonuclease has translation MGQTAKRHATYEDILNLPENLVGEIIGGALYTQPRPAPKHAVAHSVLGFSIGGPFHGGTGGPGGWWIIDEPELHIGGDILVPDLAGWRRERMPALPETAWFELPPDWVCEVLSPSTARIDRSLKMPRYARWGVPYLWMVDPSLRTLEVYALEQGRWCVLTTLKDDDPVRQPPFEAVEFPLDRLWA, from the coding sequence ATGGGCCAAACCGCCAAGCGCCACGCCACCTACGAGGACATCCTCAACCTGCCGGAGAACCTGGTCGGCGAGATCATCGGCGGCGCGCTCTACACCCAGCCGCGGCCGGCGCCGAAACACGCCGTCGCCCATTCGGTACTCGGCTTCAGTATCGGCGGGCCGTTCCACGGCGGCACAGGCGGCCCTGGCGGCTGGTGGATCATCGACGAGCCGGAGCTGCACATCGGCGGCGACATCCTGGTGCCCGACCTGGCCGGCTGGCGGCGCGAGCGGATGCCAGCGCTGCCGGAGACCGCCTGGTTCGAGCTGCCGCCCGACTGGGTCTGCGAGGTGCTGTCGCCTTCCACCGCCCGCATCGACCGCAGCCTGAAGATGCCGCGCTACGCCCGCTGGGGCGTGCCCTATCTGTGGATGGTGGACCCGTCGCTGCGGACGCTGGAGGTTTACGCCCTGGAGCAGGGCCGCTGGTGTGTGCTGACGACCCTCAAGGACGACGACCCGGTGCGTCAGCCGCCCTTCGAGGCGGTCGAATTTCCCCTCGACCGGCTCTGGGCCTGA
- the nadC gene encoding carboxylating nicotinate-nucleotide diphosphorylase: MIVDREQIRAWLAEDVGSGDLTAAIIPPDRQAGGEVITRESMVLCGRDGFEAVFAEVDPACRIHWEAAEGEAVAADTVLCRLEGPARALLTAERTALNFLQTVSATATVTRRYAEAVAGTGAVVLDTRKTLPGLRRWQKYAVEVGGGVNHRMGLYDGILIKENHIAAAGSIAAAVRQARALETGLPVQVEVESLAELEEALAAGADMILLDNFSLEDLRAAVRLNAGRALLEASGNIGLDDIREVALTGVDRISVGALTKHVRAVDLSLRLTLEE; encoded by the coding sequence ATGATCGTCGATCGTGAGCAGATCCGGGCCTGGCTGGCCGAGGACGTGGGCAGCGGCGACCTCACCGCCGCCATCATCCCACCGGATCGGCAAGCGGGCGGGGAGGTGATCACTCGCGAGTCCATGGTGCTGTGCGGCCGCGACGGGTTCGAGGCGGTCTTCGCCGAGGTCGATCCCGCCTGCCGCATCCACTGGGAGGCGGCCGAGGGGGAGGCGGTGGCCGCCGATACCGTCCTGTGCCGGCTCGAAGGCCCGGCCCGGGCGCTCCTGACCGCCGAGCGCACCGCCCTCAACTTCCTCCAGACCGTGTCCGCCACCGCCACCGTCACCCGCCGTTACGCCGAGGCCGTCGCCGGCACCGGCGCGGTGGTGCTCGACACCCGCAAGACCCTTCCGGGGCTCAGGCGCTGGCAGAAGTACGCGGTCGAGGTGGGGGGCGGGGTCAACCACCGCATGGGGCTGTACGACGGCATCCTCATCAAGGAGAACCACATCGCCGCCGCCGGTTCCATCGCCGCCGCGGTGCGGCAGGCCCGGGCCCTGGAAACCGGGCTGCCGGTGCAAGTGGAGGTGGAGTCGCTGGCGGAGCTGGAAGAAGCCTTGGCAGCCGGCGCCGACATGATCCTGCTCGACAACTTTTCCCTGGAAGACCTGCGGGCGGCGGTGCGCCTGAACGCCGGGCGGGCGCTGCTGGAGGCCTCCGGCAACATCGGCCTCGACGACATCCGCGAGGTAGCCCTGACGGGGGTCGACCGGATCTCCGTCGGCGCCCTGACCAAGCACGTGCGGGCGGTGGATCTGTCGCTGCGCCTCACCCTGGAGGAATGA
- a CDS encoding YraN family protein gives MPRRTPSDIGRAAEDAALAWLQRRGLTLVARNWRWRGGEIDLILREGEWLVFVEVRCRRPNAFADGAASIDRCKQRRLRQGAALFLARHGDCPARFDVVALTPDRNGYRIEWIRNAIEGEG, from the coding sequence ATGCCGCGCCGCACCCCCAGTGACATCGGCAGGGCGGCGGAGGACGCGGCCCTGGCTTGGCTGCAGCGCCGGGGCCTGACGCTGGTCGCCCGCAACTGGCGCTGGCGCGGCGGGGAGATCGACCTGATCCTGCGCGAGGGGGAATGGCTGGTGTTCGTGGAGGTGCGCTGCCGCCGTCCCAACGCCTTCGCCGACGGCGCCGCCTCCATCGACCGGTGCAAACAGAGGCGGCTGCGGCAGGGCGCCGCGCTGTTCCTTGCCCGCCACGGAGACTGTCCGGCGCGTTTCGACGTGGTCGCCCTCACCCCCGACCGGAATGGCTACCGGATCGAGTGGATCCGCAACGCCATCGAGGGTGAAGGTTAA
- the recJ gene encoding single-stranded-DNA-specific exonuclease RecJ, translating to MRRRKLVPRPLPKDGGDLPPRLHPVLARIYLARGIRRAEELDYTLKRLPPPGALSGIEAMTERLAAAIERDEAILVVADYDADGATACALAVSGLRALGARRVDFIVPDRFRLGYGLTPGLVREALARRPDVLLTVDNGIASLQGVAAAKEAGLDVLITDHHLPGEALPEADAIVNPNLPEDAFPSKALAGVGVMFYVLIALRAKLRARGRAAEVNLADWLDLVALGTVADVVPLDAVNRILVHQGLERMRRGRLRPGIRALLEAAGRSLADLVASDLAFAAGPRLNAAGRLDDMTAGIRCLLSDDLREARTLAARLDALNRERRDIEAQMQAEALRILDSRDWEDGSAAICLYDPGWHEGVVGILASRIKDRTGRPVIAFAPGEDGLLKGSARSVPGLHIRDVLAAIDAARPELIARYGGHAMAAGLSLAPENLDRFAAAFEAQVAAAGIAADEVLVTDGTLEPPQFSLNLAETLRRAGPWGQAFPEPLFHGDFSVRQARIVGERHLKLTVVPPGGPALDAIAFNLDDPAAWLDCAQLRLAYQLDVNEFRGRRSVQLKVDYLEPLQ from the coding sequence GTGCGGCGCAGGAAGCTCGTTCCCCGGCCGCTTCCGAAGGACGGCGGCGACCTGCCGCCCCGCCTCCATCCTGTCCTTGCCCGCATCTACCTGGCCCGCGGGATCCGCCGGGCCGAGGAACTCGATTACACCTTGAAGCGCCTGCCGCCGCCCGGTGCCCTCAGCGGCATCGAGGCGATGACCGAGCGCCTGGCGGCGGCCATCGAGCGGGATGAGGCCATCCTGGTGGTGGCCGATTACGACGCCGACGGGGCGACCGCCTGTGCCCTGGCGGTGTCGGGGCTGCGGGCCCTGGGCGCCCGGCGGGTGGATTTCATCGTCCCGGACCGCTTCAGGCTCGGTTACGGTCTGACGCCCGGTCTGGTGCGGGAGGCGCTGGCCCGCCGCCCCGACGTGCTGCTGACGGTGGACAACGGCATCGCCAGCCTTCAGGGGGTGGCGGCGGCCAAGGAAGCCGGGCTGGACGTGCTGATCACCGACCATCATCTCCCCGGCGAGGCGCTGCCTGAGGCCGACGCCATCGTCAATCCCAACCTTCCTGAAGACGCCTTCCCCAGCAAGGCCCTGGCCGGGGTGGGGGTGATGTTCTACGTCCTCATCGCCCTGCGGGCGAAATTGCGGGCACGGGGGCGGGCGGCGGAGGTCAATCTGGCCGACTGGCTCGATCTGGTGGCGCTGGGCACGGTGGCCGACGTGGTGCCCCTGGACGCGGTCAACCGCATTCTGGTCCACCAGGGGCTGGAACGGATGCGGCGGGGGCGGTTGCGGCCTGGCATCCGGGCGTTGCTGGAGGCGGCCGGCCGCAGCCTCGCCGATCTGGTGGCCAGCGATTTGGCTTTCGCTGCCGGCCCCCGCCTCAACGCTGCCGGCCGCCTCGACGACATGACCGCCGGCATCCGCTGTCTCCTCAGTGACGATCTCCGTGAGGCCCGCACCCTGGCGGCCCGGCTCGACGCCCTCAACCGCGAGCGCCGCGACATCGAGGCCCAGATGCAGGCCGAGGCCCTGCGGATTCTGGACAGCCGCGACTGGGAGGACGGCAGCGCCGCCATCTGTCTTTACGACCCCGGCTGGCACGAGGGGGTGGTCGGAATTCTGGCCTCGCGGATCAAGGACCGCACCGGCAGGCCGGTGATCGCCTTCGCCCCGGGGGAAGACGGCCTGCTCAAAGGTTCGGCGCGCTCGGTTCCGGGGCTCCACATCCGCGACGTGCTCGCCGCCATCGATGCGGCCCGGCCGGAGCTGATCGCCCGCTACGGCGGTCATGCGATGGCGGCGGGTTTAAGCCTGGCGCCGGAGAATCTGGACCGTTTCGCCGCCGCCTTCGAGGCTCAGGTGGCCGCCGCCGGAATCGCCGCCGACGAGGTCCTGGTCACCGACGGTACCCTCGAACCGCCGCAGTTTTCCCTGAATCTGGCCGAAACCCTGCGCCGGGCCGGTCCCTGGGGACAGGCGTTTCCGGAGCCCCTGTTCCACGGCGACTTCAGCGTGCGCCAGGCCCGCATCGTTGGCGAGCGCCATCTGAAACTGACCGTGGTCCCGCCCGGCGGCCCGGCTCTGGACGCCATCGCCTTCAATCTGGACGACCCGGCCGCTTGGCTGGATTGCGCCCAGCTGCGCCTGGCCTATCAGCTCGACGTCAACGAATTCCGCGGCCGCCGCAGCGTCCAACTGAAAGTGGATTATTTGGAGCCTTTGCAATGA